The Fusobacterium necrophorum subsp. necrophorum genome includes the window GCATATCAATGAACTTTCCGTTGATAACAATTTGGCAAGTATTCAGGTTCCCGTCTTATTAGGAAAAGCAATCAAAGATAAGGTAAATTCTCCGATGGAAATGAACTTTATCTATGAACATTTAACTGCGGATAAAAAATTATTGGAATTCGATTGCGGACACTATGAAATCTATGTCGGAGATATTTTTGAACAGGCTGTTCGAGAGCAAATAGCCTGGTTTGCTAACATATAGAAACGGAAGTAAAGAAGGGCTATCTCAAAATATTATTCTGAGATAGCCCTTCCCCTATATTTCCGTTTTCATGCTTGTATATTCTTCGTATGCCATCAAAATTTCATCTTGAGGCGATTCTTTTTTATTTTTGCTTATTCCAACGTAGATAGCCGTTCATGAATTCATCCAAATCTCCATCCATAACCGCCTTGATATTTCCAACTTCCACTCCGGTTCGATGATCTTTTACCATAGTATAAGGTTGAAAAACATAGGAACGAATCTGACTTCCCCAACCGATCTCACTCTGTTCTCCTTGAAGTTTTTTCATCTCTTCTTCTTTTTTCTTCAATTCCAACTCCAACAGTTTGGATTGTAACATCTTCATCGCCGTTTCCCGATTGTTCAACTGGGAACGTTCCTTTTGACAGGTTACCACAATACCTGTCGGAAAGTGAGTAATTCGTACTGCGGAATCCGTCATATTGATATGCTGTCCTCCCGCTCCGCTGGCTCGATATGTATCAATTCGAATATCCGCTGCCTCCACTTCCACTTCCACACTTTCATCCACCTCCGGAACTACTTCGACGGAAGCAAAGGAAGTGTGTCGTTTCTTATTCGCATCAAAAGGAGAAATTCGTACCAAACGATGAATTCCCTTTTCACATTTTAAATATCCATAGGCATGATACCCCGACACTAAAAAAGTAATGGATTTGATTCCTACCGAATCTCCCGGCATAAAATCCATTTCTTCTATCTTATACTTTTTATCATGACACCATCTGGTATACATACGGTATAACATATCCGCCCAATCGCAAGCTTCCGTTCCTCCCGCACCGGAATGAATCGTCACAATGGCATTATTTCCGTCATATTCTCCATCCAACAGAAGACCGGTGGAAAAACTTTCCATATCCTTTAACAGTTGTTTATGTTTTTCCTCCAATTCCACTTGAGAGGATTCATCTCCCGCTTCTACAAATTCGATGAGAACTTCTTCCTCTTCTATTTCTTCCACCAGGGATTGAAAAGAAGCAAGCAAAGCTTTTTCTTCATTCATTGCTTTGATAAGTGCGGAAGAGCTTTTTTTATCATTCCAAAACCCTTCTTCCATGGTTCGAGCTTCCAGCTCCGCAATCTTATCTTGTCTTTTTTCCAGGTCAAAGAGACCTCCTGATCTCTTCCAATTGCTCTTTCAAAACTCCATATTCCCGTTTACATTCCAAAATATCCATAATAACTCCTTATTTTTTTAAAAACCACTCCACTTTTTCCAAATCCATAAAATGATACATCTGTCCGTCTATTTTTACATTGGGTCCCTTCTTACACTGTCCAAAACATCGAACTTCCTCCAAAATAATGTCCTCCCGTTCGGACAAAGTTTCCCACATCTTCCGATTTTTTCTACCACAACTTACACCTCTACACACTATTACTTTCTTAATTTTCTCTTCTCCTCTCATTCCTCCCAAATTGCCATGGCGACGGCATAGGTTTTACAATGGGATAAAGATAGACTCCAATCATCCTGTCGAATCCCATGCAAATACACCCAAGGTTTTCCCCAATCATCATGAAAAATTTCAATATCTGTAAATTCTATCCCTCGGAATCCGGTTCCCATTGCCTTGACAATTGCTTCTTTTGCAGCAAATAGAGCTGCATAACTTTCCACTTTGTTCCCCCGAGCCTCTTGCTCATCTCGCTCTTTTTCCGTAAATACCTTTCTCAGAAATTTCGGATCTCGAATTGCTTTTCCTATTCTTAAAATTTCAATAATATCTGTTCCTATTCCTCGAATCATAACATCCCGTATGCCTTTCTGGTATTTTTATTTGTTACCTCTACCACTTCTTCATAAGAAATCCCTTTAATTTCCGCTATTTTCATGGCGACTTCCTTTGTATAAATCGGTTCATTTCTCTGTCCTCGATAAGGAGTTGGAGCCATATAAGGACAATCCGTTTCCAAAACCAAGTGTTCCAAAGAAATTTCCCTCACAACATCCACCAATTTTTTTGCATTTTTAAAGGTCAATACTCCGCCAATTCCTAAATAAAAACGATCTGTCATCCGTTTTGCTGTTTCCACGGAACCCGGATAGCAATGCAAAATTCCCTTTACTTTTGGAAACTCTTGCAAGATTCGAACGGTATCTTCCATTGCCTCCCGTGTGTGGATCACAACCGGTTTTCCGACTCTTTCCGCCAATGCCAATTGCCTTCGAAAAATTTCCTGTTGAAGTTCTTTCCTCTTCGTCATCCAATGGTAATCCAAGCCAATTTCTCCAATTGCCAAAACTTTTTCTTCCCTTGCCATTTCTTCCAATTTTTCTTCCAGAGCTTCGGTATATTCTTCCTCTTCTGCCGGATGTAAGCCGACGGTTGCATAGATAAAAGGATACTTTTTGGCATAGTCAATCGAAATCTGACTGCTTTCCAAGTTATACCCGATATTGACGACAAAATCCATTTCTTCTTGAATTCTTTGTAAAACTTCTTTCCTGTCTTTATCAAATCGTTCATCATTCAGATGAACATGGGAATCAATTCGTTTCATTCTTAAAATCTTCCTCTCCAAATTCGTAATGCTTTCTGCAAAAATGACATTCCGCTTCCATTTTTCCGTCTTCTTTTAATATTTTATCAATTTCATCTTTTCCTAAAGTAATCAGAGCCCGATAAAATTTCTCTCGATTGCAGTTACAATGGTAACGAATTTCCTTTTCTTCCAAAATTTCATATTCTTCGATTGCTCTTTTTTCCTCGGAGT containing:
- the acpS gene encoding holo-ACP synthase; the protein is MIRGIGTDIIEILRIGKAIRDPKFLRKVFTEKERDEQEARGNKVESYAALFAAKEAIVKAMGTGFRGIEFTDIEIFHDDWGKPWVYLHGIRQDDWSLSLSHCKTYAVAMAIWEE
- the prfB gene encoding peptide chain release factor 2 (programmed frameshift); this translates as MDILECKREYGVLKEQLEEIRRSLDLEKRQDKIAELEARTMEEGFWNDKKSSSALIKAMNEEKALLASFQSLVEEIEEEEVLIEFVEAGDESSQVELEEKHKQLLKDMESFSTGLLLDGEYDGNNAIVTIHSGAGGTEACDWADMLYRMYTRWCHDKKYKIEEMDFMPGDSVGIKSITFLVSGYHAYGYLKCEKGIHRLVRISPFDANKKRHTSFASVEVVPEVDESVEVEVEAADIRIDTYRASGAGGQHINMTDSAVRITHFPTGIVVTCQKERSQLNNRETAMKMLQSKLLELELKKKEEEMKKLQGEQSEIGWGSQIRSYVFQPYTMVKDHRTGVEVGNIKAVMDGDLDEFMNGYLRWNKQK
- a CDS encoding (2Fe-2S) ferredoxin domain-containing protein; this translates as MCRGVSCGRKNRKMWETLSEREDIILEEVRCFGQCKKGPNVKIDGQMYHFMDLEKVEWFLKK
- a CDS encoding TatD family hydrolase, which codes for MKRIDSHVHLNDERFDKDRKEVLQRIQEEMDFVVNIGYNLESSQISIDYAKKYPFIYATVGLHPAEEEEYTEALEEKLEEMAREEKVLAIGEIGLDYHWMTKRKELQQEIFRRQLALAERVGKPVVIHTREAMEDTVRILQEFPKVKGILHCYPGSVETAKRMTDRFYLGIGGVLTFKNAKKLVDVVREISLEHLVLETDCPYMAPTPYRGQRNEPIYTKEVAMKIAEIKGISYEEVVEVTNKNTRKAYGML